The sequence ACTGACTTTTTCAAAAAAGAATACCAAGCTGCTGGCAAAGAATTCAATGATGAAATTCCTTGTTTGTGCGAAGTCTTTAAACGTATCTACTAAAAAAACGAAACTAGAATGATTATCTAGTTTCGCTTTTTTAATTGTCTTTCTTTTCATCTAAAGCTTCAGAAATCTTCTTTAGATACATGACCATTTCTTCTTGTTTATCTTCTTCTGGTTCAGCCTCTTCCTCATCGCGACTCTTAATAATCTTATTCATCACTTTAACTAGTAAGAAAACTACGAAAGCAATAATCAAGAAGTTAATAATAGATTCAATGAAAGTTCCATACTTAAAAGTTGCGTCCCCAACTTTGAAAACTAAATTACTTAAGTCAATCTTACCTAGGAACAAACCAATCAATGGATTGATCAAGTTGCTTACTAAAGATTGTACAATTGCTGTAAAAGCAGCACCCATAATTACACCAACGGCTAAGTCCATAACATTGCCACGGCTAATAAATTCTTTGAATTCCTTTATCATAATTCCAATCTCCTAAATTGATTTCTACCTTTAATTATAGCGGTTTTAGGGTCTTTTGTGCAAATTATTTACTAGATTTATCTGTACGAATCGTCAAAATTAGCCGTTTTTATTC comes from Companilactobacillus pabuli and encodes:
- the mscL gene encoding large-conductance mechanosensitive channel protein MscL, encoding MIKEFKEFISRGNVMDLAVGVIMGAAFTAIVQSLVSNLINPLIGLFLGKIDLSNLVFKVGDATFKYGTFIESIINFLIIAFVVFLLVKVMNKIIKSRDEEEAEPEEDKQEEMVMYLKKISEALDEKKDN